The genomic region GACACGAGGGTCGTGCGGTGGCCCCACAGGGCCGGGCTCTGGACCATCGTCCTGATGGCGTTGGGAGTCCAGATTGCTCTGTACACGGAGTAAATGCGCGCGCAGGCTTTGCCAGTTGGTTGCCTGGTCCAGGCGCTCCTCCTGCCAGTGATCGGAGGCGCCTCGGTGGCCTGGGCCCAGCCAGACCCATCGCTGGAGGAGATGGTCCTGATTCCGGCCGGCCCGTTCACGATGGGCGGCGATTTCGACGAGGAGCGACCTCGCCACCGGGTGACGGTGGATGCCTTCTGGATTGACCGGCTCGAAGCGACGAACGAGCAGTATGCGGCCTATCTGCGGGCGACCGGCGCGCCGGAGCCCCGGTACTGGAATAAGAGCGAGCGCTTTCACAGTGGGGAGAAGTTCCCGCGTTATCCGGTGGTCGGACTCTCCTGGTTCGAGGCCAAGGCGTTCTGCGAGTGGCAGGGCAAGCGCCTGCCGACGGAAGCCGAGTGGGAGAAGGCGGCGCGCGGCGGGCGGGAAGGGCTGGCCTTCCCCTGGGGGGATGAACCAGATCGGACGCGCGCCAACTACGAAGGACAGGGCACGATGCCGGTCGGAAGCTTTCCCCCCAATGGCTACGGCCTCTTCGACATGAGCGGCAACGTCTGGGAATGGGTCGCGGACTGGTTCGAGGCGCGGTACTACGAACGCAGTCCGGAGACGAGCCCCTCTGGTCCCGAATCCGGCCAGGAGAAGGTCCTGCGCGGGGGATCATGGGTGGATGGGACCGGACCGAACCGGATCGCCCACCGCCATTGGTGTCCGCCGCAAGCGCAGTACAAGTGGCTTGGGGTACGGTGCGCGCGAGATCACGTTCTGACAACGGTTGAGATTCCCTAGTTTCGACCGTTTGGCGGAGGAGACGATGCGGGTCTGCACGGTTGGGGTCCTGCTGGCGCTCGGCGGCGGGCTTCTTTTGGGTCCTCATCCCCTCTCTGCGGTCGGGCCGGGAGGCGGATCGTTTGCCGGCGACGGCGGCCCCGCGGCGGAGGCGCGCCTGAACAATCCGCGCGGCGTGGCCGTGGATCGAGCCGGCAACCTCTATATCGCCGACTCGAGCAATGACCGGATTCGGCGCGTGGATCGGCAGACCGGCCTCATTACCACCGTCGCCGGTTCGGGCGAGCGCGGCTTCGCCGGCGACG from Nitrospirota bacterium harbors:
- a CDS encoding formylglycine-generating enzyme family protein, whose product is MRAQALPVGCLVQALLLPVIGGASVAWAQPDPSLEEMVLIPAGPFTMGGDFDEERPRHRVTVDAFWIDRLEATNEQYAAYLRATGAPEPRYWNKSERFHSGEKFPRYPVVGLSWFEAKAFCEWQGKRLPTEAEWEKAARGGREGLAFPWGDEPDRTRANYEGQGTMPVGSFPPNGYGLFDMSGNVWEWVADWFEARYYERSPETSPSGPESGQEKVLRGGSWVDGTGPNRIAHRHWCPPQAQYKWLGVRCARDHVLTTVEIP